One segment of Eschrichtius robustus isolate mEscRob2 chromosome 3, mEscRob2.pri, whole genome shotgun sequence DNA contains the following:
- the LOC137761371 gene encoding LOW QUALITY PROTEIN: olfactory receptor 10J1-like (The sequence of the model RefSeq protein was modified relative to this genomic sequence to represent the inferred CDS: substituted 1 base at 1 genomic stop codon): MKKENHTLVSEFTFQGFSSFHEHQLTLFIMFFALHMLTLAGSIIIMTIISLDRHLHTPMYFFPSMLSASETMYTFIIILKMLCNLTGLSQPISLAGCATQMFFIILAINNCFLLTAMGHDCYVAICNPLRYSVIMNKRACIQLVWGACSIGLIVAMTQVTSVFRLPFCATKVAHFICDIXPVMKLSCTDTTVNEILTLIISILVILVPMGLVFISYILIISTILKIAFAKGQKKAFATGASHLTVFMVHYGCASIAYLKPKLENTKDQDQLISVTYTIITPLLNPVVYTLRNKEVKGALLRATGRKLS, from the coding sequence ATGAAGAAAGAGAATCACACTTTGGTGAGTGAGTTTACTTTCCAGGGTTTCTCCAGCTTCCATGAGCACCAGCTCACCCTCTTTATTATGTTCTTTGCACTGCACATGTTAACCTTGGCAGGCAGTATCATTATTATGACCATCATTAGCCTTGATCGTCACCTCCACACCCCCATGTACTTCTTCCCCAGCATGCTGTCAGCTTCAGAGACCATGTACACATTCATCATTATACTCAAGATGCTCTGTAACCTCACAGGCCTGAGTCAGCCCATTTCTCTGGCAGGTTGTGCCACTCAGATGTTCTTCATCATTTTGGCCATCAACAACTGCTTCCTGCTCACAGCAATGGGGCACGACTGCTATGTGGCCATTTGCAACCCCTTGAGGTACTCTGTCATCATGAACAAGAGGGCGTGCATCCAGCTGGTGTGGGGGGCCTGCAGCATTGGGCTGATTGTAGCCATGACACAGGTTACATCTGTATTCAGGTTACCTTTCTGTGCTACAAAGGTGGCCCACTTCATCTGTGACATCTGACCTGTGATGAAGCTCTCCTGCACTGACACGACTGTCAATGAGATACTGACTTTAATCATCAGTATCCTGGTGATCCTAGTTCCCATGGGATTGGTTTTCATTTCCTACATCCTCATCATCTCCACCATCCTTAAAATTGCCTTTGCTAAGGGCCAGAAGAAGGCCTTTGCCACAGGTGCTTCCCACCTCACTGTGTTCATGGTCCACTATGGCTGTGCCTCCATTGCCTACCTCAAGCCCAAGTTAGAGAACACCAAGGATCAGGATCAGCTAATCTCAGTGACCTACACCATCATCACCCCCCTACTGAACCCTGTGGTGTACACTCTGAGGAACAAAGAGGTCAAGGGTGCTCTGCTCCGGGCCACTGGCAGGAAGCTTTCCTGA